TCGAACGATATTGTTTCCAAGGACACACACACGTCCCTGGGATATTTACAGAAGATTTGCAATTCCTCAGCCCCGAAGATGTAGACCATGTCTATAAGCTCGATGGTCGAAAAACCTTGTGTAATGTAGGTTCTGTCGGCCAACCTCGTGATGGCAATTGGCGTGCTTGTTATGTTGTCTTACATGATGATGATACGATTCAGTTTCGGCGTGTGGAATATGACTGGCAGAAGACACGCGACAAGATTTACGCCATTCCCGAATTGGATCGCTTCTTAGGGGACAGACTGGGCGAAGGCAAGTAAACGATTGGCGGTGTCTAAGTGTGGGAATGGGAGATCGTGACCCTGCTGCGGGGATTCGTAAGATAACGCTAGTTGAAAGCCACGCCTCGCCCCCTGGGTTCACCAGCACATGCGTCAAAATCTCATCAATATTGGCTTATTTCTGGTGGCGGCTGCAATTCTGACCTTCCTTTGGCAGTATGCCGAGAAACACTGGATTCCTCGCCCTAAACCCCAAGCGGCGAAAAAACAATCGCCAGACCGCCCCTCCCAGGAAGATTCCCAGAAGCGGCCAGAAGAGTCAAGACGGCAGGCGATCGCCGCAATTGCCAGTGCCGTAGCGAGTGTGGCTGTCCCCCAGCGGGTCGCCGCTCCTCCACCTCCGCCTCCTCCCTCGCCCACCCTCATCCCCCTTGGCAACGCTGACTACTACTTGCAAGTCCTGCTTAGCACCCGCGGCGGGGGAGTGCAACAGGTGGTGCTGACACGCTTTGACGCGGCAGATCGGTTGGGGCGAGAAGTCCGCCGCAAAGATGTCAATGGCCAGCCGACAGGCGAGAAGGTGCCGCTGTACCTCATCCCCGGTGTGCGTACTGTTCGGACCAAATACCTGCGCGAAGACTATGTGGAACCAATTCTGACACCTGGAATTGTCACGGAACCATACAAATTGGCGGAACCTTCATATCGTGTTTTTCACTATAGTACCCCCGAGGACAAATATCCGGATCCATATTTGGGGGAAACAGAATGGCGTGTTGTGGAAAAAGACTATCCGGAAAATGGCATTCATAAAGTGGTCTTTGAAAAAGAGTTGGGCGATCCCTACTACTTGCGTATCCGCAAGACCTATACATTGGGTCCCAAGGACTACCATATAGGCTTTCAACTGGATATCACGCGCCTGCCTTTGCCAGACTCTGGGGTAGCACGCGTACCTATCCGCCTTCAAGTAGAAGGACCCCGGGGTCTTCCGATCGAAGGGGAGTGGTACACGTGGATTTATCGAGTAGCGTTGATTGGCTGGCGGGACAGCAAAGGTGGAATGCATCGCCAATACGAAGATGCTGCTACAGTGGCTGTGCGCCGGGGAGGAGAGGTTGTACTAAAAGGTGAAAACACCTTCAAATACATTGCCATAATGTCACCATATTTTACATCAGCTTTGGCGATTGATGATGAAGCAGAGCAACACGGGGCCGTAAAGCAGCCATGGGCCTATGCTCGTGCTACCACGGAGCTGCCCTTCGACAAACAAGCTGACCCCAACCAACCCTTTTTCACGGATCTCACTATACGAGCGGCGACGGAAGCGCTCAACCCTGCGCCGGGTGAAACCATCACCCATCGGTACCTCATTTACAACGGACCCGCCAAGGTGGGACTGTTGGGTCTGATGAATGCGCCCAACGAGGTAGACCCGCAGTTGGTAGAACGATATAAGAATCAACTCGATTTGCGCACCATTACGGATTTCCATTCACCTTCGTGGTTAGGACGGTTTGCATATGCCATATATTGGAGTGATTTGGTTATAGCTTTTACTAATCTGATGCATTGGCTGTTAGCGACAATTCACAAGGTTATACCCAGTTGGGCAATGAGTATCTTCATACTGACCATTATGGTGCGTCTGATTCTCTTCATCCCTAGTAAGAAGCAGACGCAAATGAATCTGCGAATGATGGAAGTCCAAAAGAAGTTGGCACCTCAATTGGAGGAACTCAAAAAGAAATATGCCCATGATCCAGCAGAGTTCAACAGGGAAAAGATGCGGCTCCTCATGGCTCATGGTGTCAATCCCTTTGCGGCAATGGGGGGCTGCCTGCTGTTGCTGGCGCAAATGCCAGTGATGATGGGCCTCTACTTCTGTTTGCAAGAGAGTATCTTCTTCCGCTTGCAGTCGTTTTTGTGGATCGAGAACTTGGCAGCTCCGGATATGTTGTTTTGGTGGGGTGAGAAAATCCCATTTATCAGCACTCCTGAGGACATCGGAAGTATCTTTTATCTTGGTCCCTATTTCAATTTGCTACCTATCCTTGCTGTAGGATTGATGCTTTGGCAGCAGAACAAAATGATGCCGCCACCCACTGATGAACAAATGGCACAGCAGCAGCAAATGATGAAAATCATGTTGATCCTTATGGGAATATTCTTTTATAAAATTGCTGCGGGATTGGTTCTTTATTTCATCATTAGCACAATATGGGGAATGGTCGAACGGCAATTCATTCCGAAGCTGTCAGACACCTCGGTTGTGAGCGATGGTAGGCCCATAGTCAGTGGTGTCAAAAGTGCGAACGCTTCTCGTGACAGCAGTAGCGTTTCCGAACAACAGGTAGGATTTTTGGGAAGACTTAAAGCGCGGCTTCAGGAACGTTTAGAGGAGTTGCAGCGCCAGGCCGATGAACAGGCCAAGCGCCAAATACGAAATACCAAGCCGTCCACAGAGGAGCCGAAGAGGCGTCGGAAGAAAAGGTGACCGCCGCCAGCCATTGAGATGGATTGAATCCCCCTCTCAGTCGGCATAGTGATATTGCCAGACTTACGGGGCGCGATTGCTAGGTGCGATGGGTTTTACGGCCTTGACAACATAAACGCGTCCCATCAATCTTTCCAGTAAACTCAGCGGTAGTAGCCTCCAGGGATGTGGCAATTCAGAACGCCGGAGGTGGCGCCGAGTGATTGTGATCTCCGAGAAGCCATCGAGCATGTGTCTTAGTTGTCGGGAGGTCAGTTTCGGGGCTGTTGTTGGGTCAGGGGGGCGGGTCCAATACACTCGCTGGAATGGCAACAAAAGGTCTTGCCAATACGCCACATCGTAATAAGCCGGGGTAAGGCAGATCAATTTTCCTCCAGGCTTGAGCAGACGGCGCACCTCTATGACCCGGCTGGATTGGAGTTGCCAGGGGTCATAGAGCGCATTCCAACAGATCACGTCTAAGGACGCTGAGGGGAAAGGCGAAAGTATCCCATCGTCCCACTGGACGATGTCGATCGGCCAGCTATAGCGAGAAAGATTCTGATGCAATCGTGCGACCGGGTCCTGAGGGTAGACGGCGATGATTGGCTTTGCCCCATTGCGTGCGTAGCGGATGGCGTCATTGCCCAGCCCCGCTCCAAGCAGGAGAACGCTTTCGCCAGGATGACGGTCGAATTCCAAGGCGTGGGGTAGCCACCAGCCGTGACGCTGGTACCGTTTTTGTTCCAACTCATCAAACCACGCCGACGAGAAGGGGACTAATCCCGGTGCAGCCCTGCGATACTCAATGGGGCGGATCAGCTCCTGATTAGCCAAGATGACCGCCTCGCGGTTGTCACTCTCATCGAGATCAAAGGCTGGAGACAGTTCGGCTTTTCCCTGGCTCGTCATCCACAGCCATTGATGTCCGAGACCATTCATGCTTATCCCAAGCGTGCTTTTTCTGTTTCGGTGGTAATTGAGATGGGTGCATATCGCTGTTGACACACTGTGTCAAGAGTTATTTTTTCGAAAATCCAACTGCTATTCGGGGAGAACGGAAAGCCCTGACAGTGACTCACCGCTTCGATTCCCCTTGCAGTCCCGAAGCCTGGGGCGATATGGTCGCCGCTGACCATATGCAAGCGCTTCTGGAGATCATTCGTGTGAGAGAGGGATATTGGTGCCCTCTGTAGTGTGCAAAGCTGTGGAAATGTTCGCAGATAGCTAGTGATTTCTTGTTAAACAGACTCTGGTTATCCCCTGAAATTCGGGGAACCGAGGAGGTGGCAGCGATGTCGGGTTTAGGATCGAGGCGATGGAAATACGGCGGCATTTTGGCTGGCGGCTTCCTATTCGGTGTGATCCTTGCGGTAGTGCTGGCACAGAGACAGCACCTGCAGGCGTGGTACGCCGCCCATCAGCTCCGGACGGCTACGGAGTTATCGCAGAAAGTGCGGGCAGCGGAGCGATTGATGGAACTCCAAGAGATAGGGCAGCGAAGGGTGCTTAATATCCTCATCGCCGGGGATGAGACGTCCCGCCAGGCCGTGCTGCACGCCTGGCAATGCCGGGTGGAGGAGTGGCCTGAAGAAGTGATCCAGAAATGGTTGGATGCGGCCGCGACGGTGTGGGATGAAGCGGATGAGCAGGGACAGAAAGCCCTCTTAGAAATGGCCCGGCCCGTGTTGGGGCGGCCAGGATGGGCGGAGGTCCCAGCATGCCGGCGGATCGTCTGCTGCGGATTGAGCAGTAGGCATGCTTCGGTGCGACGAGACGCTGTGGGAATGGCTCGGCATTACGGTTCCCAGTTGCGTCAGCAGTGGCTGGAATTGCTGAAGGACTCGGAAGCGGAGGTGCGGCGGGCGGCGCTGTTTACAGTGGCGGCCTTTGGTGATTCGTCCGTATGGCTTGCGGATGAAGAACTGTTCCATTGGTTGCACGACCCCGATGAGGGGGTACGCCGTATTTGTCATGATGCTCTTTTGTCCCGCGGACGCACAGTGCTGGAGATCGATTTGGGCCGCCGCTTGACTCATCCGGATGCCCAGGAGCGGCTCAAACTCATCGCAGAATTGCGTTATGATGATGGGGTGGCGGATCCGGAACCGTGGTTGCACTACCTCGTGCGGGATCCGGAGGCCGCGGTGCGGGTGGCAGCCGTGCGTGCCGTGGCGGAACTCCGGCTCCAGCGCCGCTCCTTATGCCCCCCTTGGGTGGAGAGCGTAGTTCGGACAGACCCTGATGCGCTGGCTCGCAGGATTATGCAGTATTATCAGGAGCTTCCGCTCCAGATGAGGAATGGGGAGGTGCGTCCCGCAGGTGGTCCTCCCTGATCCTGATACTGAGCCTGGTCTTGAAAGGCCGTCGGTGGTGCATCCCTGGAGACGAAGGCGGAAGGAGCGGCCGCTCAGAGGAGGGGATGGGAGAAGAACATGGCGATGAAAGAGTTGATCATCGTCGTCAAGCCGTTTCGAGCGGAGGCAGTGCTGCAGGTCGTGACCGAGGTGGGTGTGGCAGCCTGTGTGGTGCGCGAGGCGAAGGGGTTTGGACGACAAAAGGGCTATCTGGATCGCTACCGGGGTTCCGAGTTCAGTACAGCCTATTTGCCCAAGGTGGAAATCACGGTGTGGGCAACCGAGGACCAAGTGGCTGAATTGCTGGAACGTATTCCCAAAGCAGCGCGGACAGGCCGGATCGGCGACGGAAAAATCTTTGTGATACCCCTGGCTTGGCCGGAAATCATTGAGTTCTGAGGAGGGAAGACGGGATAAATACCAGACAAGTGACAACAGGCGAAACGCAGGAGATGGCGAAATCACGAGAATGGCATCAGGGGAGCGATGAACTCAAGCAACAAAATGGGAAAAACCCCCCTTGGGCAAGTGACTACATCCCACCTGTTTTCTAAGATGATGGGGTATGGTGGTTTGGCAGGCGCCGGCGATTGGGTTGCCGGGAGCAGCTTGCCCGGAGAAGTTACTGTCTGTGTCTCGCGCAAGATGTTGAATCGAGGGAGAGCACAAGCGATGATGAACCGTCTGCGTGTGTGGTTGGGGGCCGGTATCCTAACCGTTGTTGCCGGGGGGGTATCGATGTGGGCAGCTCCACCCCAATTGAGCCGGGGAACTTACGAGCGCCTGGCGGCGGCTGATATCGCTCAATTGCAAGGCAGCATTGCCAAGTGTCAGGAAAGTGCGGCAGAGGCCCGGCGAAATCTCCCGACAGCCCGTGCTCTTGCCATGCTCTTGGTTCTAGAGGCGGAAGCGCTCGGTGATGCCAACTTGCAAAAGCAAGCCTTACAGATTGCCGAAGTCCTCAACAAAAAGGATTTTGCCGCTGCGGAGAAGCTGGCCAAGAGCCTCAAGGCCAATCCGGGTACGGCGCCGTTGCCTAGCCAACCCCTTCATAAACTCAACGACTTCCACCTGGAAGAAGTGATGTCCCCCTATCGCTTGGGTCGTAGCGGGGGCTTAAACATCGAAAAGGACATCCGGGATTGGAGCAAAAAGGGAGTCAAACTCGATCCCGCCGCGGTAGAAATCCTCGCGGCTCGCACAGCCCTCCTTAGCGAATACACTATGCACATGCCTAACGATAAGGCTGATGTGAATAAGGCCAATTTGGAGCAATGGAAAAAGTATTCGCAAGAGCTGATCGACCTGAGCCGGCAATTGGCGGAAGAGGCGGCAAAAGGCAAGTCCGCTAATGGGAATGCTATGGCGAGCCTGCTCAGCAAGATCAACAACAAATGCACCGATTGCCACAATAAATTCCGGGACGATTGAACTGGAATAACACTCTCCAGCAGGTATCCCGACTGGCTGTCCGTCCAATAACTGTCCGTCCAGCCCCAAACGGACCGGGTAGTTATCTCCTTGGTCCTGGCTACGGTTATTTTCCTCGAATGGACTATGGCGGTCGCACTCAGGAAGGTTTAGTGTGAGATCACCGCCTGGATTTTCGGGTGCCATAGATTAGGGATGTGTTGAAGATGACAAGCCCTACCAGTGCAAAGCCCCCTGGTGCTGTTCCGCCTGGGGCGACTCCTCCCTGGCGTGACCCGCGGCTGGAACCGATTCGTGAGAAAGTGTATTCCGGCCAGCGCCTGAGTTTTGAAGATGGTCTGCTACTCGAGGAGACGCACGATCTGCTGACTCTAGGAGAACTGGCCAACTATGTTAGGGAGCAGAAAAACGGACATGTGACGTACTACAACGTCAACATGCATCTCAATCCGACGAATGTGTGTGTGTACCGTTGTGCCTTCTGTTCGTTCCGCGCCGATTTGAAAGCTGCGAATGCCTATGTGATGACGGATGAGGAAATTTTAGCCCGTGCTCGAGAGGCCGCGGAACGCGGAGCGACAGAACTGCACATCGTCGGCGGATTGCATCATCTGCTCCCCTACGAGTGGTACTACAACATCATCGCCAATATCCACAGGCATTATCCTCAGTTGCATTTGAAAGCCTGGACCGCGGTGGAGTGGGACTGGTTCTCCCGCTTGACGAAACGACCCATTCGAGAATTGATGCTCGAGATGCGAGATGCGGGTTTAGGTTCCTTGCCGGGAGGGGGGGCAGAAATCTTCCATCCCGAAATCCGCCGCCAGATCTGCGATTACAAGGCTGACGCGGAGCAATGGCTGGAGGTGCATCGGCAATGGCACGAACTGGGCGGGAAGTCGAACGCTACCATGCTCTACGGCCATATCGAGAAACCGTATCACCGGATTGATCACTTGCTCCGCTTACGTGCTTTGCAGGACCAAACTGGCGGATTCCAAACATTCATCCCCTTGGCCTTCCACCCCGCAAACAATCCGCTAGGTCGCAATCTCCCCAAGCCTTCGGGGATGATGGACCTGAAGATGATCGCCATAGCTCGACTGATGCTCGATAATTTTCCCCACATCAAGGCGTATTGGCAGATGCTGGGTGTCAAAACCGCTCAGGTGGCCCAAAGTTGGGGAGCGGATGACATCGATGGGACAGTCGTTTACGAGAGGATTTATCATGCCGCGGGAAGCGACGCACCGCAGGAATTGACTGTGGCCGAGTTAGAGCGGCTGATCCGCGAAGCGGGACGTATTCCCGTTGAACGAGACACCCTGTACCGCCCAGTCCTCCGTTCCCAATCACGGAATCCGATCGCAGACAGCACACCTGTCGCTACGTTGGCGTGATGTTTCGTTCCGCGCAGCAGGATCGCGTGGGTGGATATCCTATTGAGGGTTCCTCCCAAAACGGGCAGGAGATCCCCCGGAGTTCGGTTCAACCTCCGGTCATGCTGTTTCGGTTACAAACAGCGGCTCCCTGTCCTCTGGGTCTTCCGGGAACTGAATTGTTGGTAGTGTGTAAAATTGTATGTTATTCGATTCAGGGGCGAGAGCTATCCACGATTGTGGAGCTACTGGTACAAGAGACGATACCTCGGGGACTTTGATAGGCAGCACATTCATTGTTATTATCTGCGATGATGATAGAGAGGGATCCACCTCGGGAATGATTGTTGTTCCTAAATCTCCCGCACGGCGGATACTAAAGTTTGGAACCTCCATGACTTCGTCTGGGAAAGAGGACAACAACTCCAGTCTCGGCAGCTCCAAGGTCGGAGGAACTACCTCCTTCAACGAACCGTTGGGGTGAACAAGGGGAAAATTCGGGACTTCGTAGGTGTCCTCGCCTTCCTCGACCATGAGCGGAAGAACATCCACGATGATTCCTGTATCGTCACAAAGAGTATTGCCCGCTCCGTCCTCTTCATCGCCAAACCACGGCATGTACCAAACGATCTGGTCATCCTCAGTGAACCATTGGTCTTCATCCTCCCAACCGGAATCGACACCCAATGGCGGAACCTCGTCACCCGGCTGCTGGGAAGCTTCCGGCTCTTCCACGATCCCTATGTCTACAGCTTCGGGTATTTCGTCAACTATAGGCGTGGGTTCGACAGGAGCCAAGTCAATCATTCCCCCCAATCCCCACCAAGACTGAACACCGCTGATCGAGAATGCAAGCCGGTCCTCCAAGCGCTCACAGCGCAAAACACAACCGTGGATCCGGCGGGAAATGTAAGGGGAAAGTAGCATTTCTTGGTTCATGGGCGACCCTTTGCCAAGGAATTGACGGTTCAGAACAATTTTACTCGCTTAGCATAACGCGCCTGATCAATCAGTCAAGACCAAATCAGCGTTCAGCAGATGTTTTTTGTCGTGACAAAGGGGATGGGGTAATCGGCGGTAGCTATGACTGGAACTCGGCGCTAGCCATGAGCAGAAGCGATAACGGTAGCCGTAACCAGGAGCGATCGGGAGAAATCCCCAAGTAAGCGTAGGGACCAGCAGCTGGCCGTAGGACAGTTTCTGGGAGTGCGTTTATCAGGTGGATCGGTTGAGCTGGAATAGACGGAAACAATACTTGAACGCCTAACAGCGATAGAAGCAGATACCCCCAACGACGATAGAGGCACCATAGTAGTGATGGCAGCGGTCTGGTTAGAGGGTGAGGGGCCGTAGTCTCTGGGACCAAGTGTCCAGTTGTGTCCAGAGAGAGTGGTAGTAGTTGTTGCCATTACGCGCGTCAAAAGCTTGAGCCATTTGTTGGGCTTGGTTGCGAAAGTATTGGGCGAGTGAGAGATAATCCTGGGGATCAAGACCCTCCGGGAGGGGGAAATGCGCGGGCCAACGTAGGCGGAGGGAGGGTGAAACCTGAGCGAGACGCTGGCAGACAAAAGCCAGAATGCGTTCGAAATCGAAACGCCAGGCTGGACAGCGGCTGGCTGCGTAGATCGGCAAGTACCGTTGGGTGAGGCGAACGGCGGCGGCAAGATTGTCCGTGATGGTTAGGAAGAGAATATGTCGGGCGGCTTCCTGGAGGAAACCGGGCTGGACTTTGATCAGGCGTAATCCGCTGCGGTGGTACGCCTTCGCTAATTCCGCAGCATTGTTCTCCAGAAGAGGCAGCAGGAACATGGCGTAGGTGCGATGAGGTACTTCTGCACACTTCAAGCGTTTTTCAAAGATAGGTTTGGCGGCGGCTTCCGCTTGAGCCAAATCGCCGGTTTCCAGATGGAGTCGCACGACAGAATCTTGCTCACAGGCGATGCAGTCACTCATGAAGTTGCGCTCATGGCGTAACACCTGTTCGTGGTCCTTTTGGGCTGCGGGGATGTCGCCCATGAACAGATGGGCGTTGCGCCGGGTCTGATAGAAGGGATGCAGCCCGATGCCGGCGGCCACATAGCGTCGATACATGTCGTCGAGCAACTGCTCAATCTGGACGCGGGAGATCGTAGGGAATTTCGGCGCCGCTGTGGCAATCCACTTGTATTTCCAGTAGAGAGGCTCCGGGTCAAAACTGTCTGGATCCTCATCGTAGCGGGCTACACACCAAGCAAAGGCTACGAGGGAGATGTCGGGAGAGCCGCCGAACGTAGCAGCGTCGACCAGATATTGGCGGACCTCGTATCCCAGCTCAACATCGTTATGGGCGTCCGCCAGTTGGACAGCTTCTTCCAGAAGAGCAATTTTTGCCGGTCCGTAATCTAGCTCAAAAGCAGCATCACACAGTTCGTGGATGCGTTGAACGTACTCCTGGGTCTCTTTCTTCTTGGCCATAGCGTTAGCTCTCCGAGGGGAAGAAGAAGATAGGCGATGGGAAACTTCAGGAGTTCAGGAGATCGTCCAGTAAATGAAGGAGACCCTGATTGAACAGTTGCCATTCTCGGGCGTTGAGGGGGTGGTGACCCAAGAGCAGGGCTTGAACGTAAAGGATTTCGATGAAGCGCTGGCGGCGTTGGGGCGAACGCAACGACAGCAGGCGGCGGATCAAGGGATTCCGGAAATTGAAGCACAAGGTCCCAGCTTGCACAATGTCCCGCTGAACAAGTCCATCCAGCACGCTGGACCAGAGGGTATTGCTGAGCGCACGGGTGTGTTCCACCTGTCTCTGGAAACGGCCCTCTCGGCTGATGCTGTAAAGCGCGGGGAGGTCCTCCGGTTGGAACTTCTTGATATCCGCACGGCAGCGGAAGGGACGCAGGATTTTCTCTGCTTGTAGGGTAAAAGACTCGCAATCGGCTTGCTCTTCGACAGTCAGCTCGTCGAACTCTTGGGTGAGGGTATCGCTGTTGATCTCTTCCAAACTCAAATCCGGGAAGAGTTCCGGAATTCGGCTGATCAGATCGAGGTCATAAGCATATCCGGCATTGAGCAGGCACAAGTTCTGGGCAGCGGCGACATTGGCCAGTTGCCGGAAGGTATCCACGTCGGCTACATAACGAACAATCGCATAGTTCTGCCGGTATTCTCCGAAGGTCATCGTGCCCAGCGAGGTCTCAAACGGCAAATGATCTAGAATCATAGCGCAAAAGTTGTCATCTTCGGCAGCCAGCGCCTTGAGGGCACGGTGGTGCAGTTGCACGAACTGTTCGAGTTTCTCCGGTTGCTGCTCTGCGAGATTGACAAGATAACGGCGCAGGCGCTCGCCGATGAGAGTGCGAGTCCTCGCCAGATTTTCGTCTTCGAAAAACGACTCGCGGGAAGCTGTCGGCCGCAAGGTGGTGGCATTGAGGATCACGCGGACGAAAAAAGCCCATTCGGGCAGAAGATTGTCGGCGGTTTCCGAGAGGAACATGTTTTTGAGATAAATCCGGTGTCCCTTATGGCGGGCCGATAATGGGGGAGTGAAGGGAAGTATGTAGGCCACCCCATCCAAGCCATCCACTTCGGATGACAAGAGCACGGCATCTAAGAACGAGATGCCAAACGTTTCGCGTCCGTAAGCGAGCAAAGCCTTATGTCGTTGGGCGGGTGTGGCGTAATGTTTGCGCCACGGGGGCGTCTGGGTGTTGAGGATTTCCTGGACCCTTCCGGCATGAAAATGCAACGGCACAGGTAACAGGCTG
The Thermogemmata fonticola genome window above contains:
- the yidC gene encoding membrane protein insertase YidC, whose product is MRQNLINIGLFLVAAAILTFLWQYAEKHWIPRPKPQAAKKQSPDRPSQEDSQKRPEESRRQAIAAIASAVASVAVPQRVAAPPPPPPPSPTLIPLGNADYYLQVLLSTRGGGVQQVVLTRFDAADRLGREVRRKDVNGQPTGEKVPLYLIPGVRTVRTKYLREDYVEPILTPGIVTEPYKLAEPSYRVFHYSTPEDKYPDPYLGETEWRVVEKDYPENGIHKVVFEKELGDPYYLRIRKTYTLGPKDYHIGFQLDITRLPLPDSGVARVPIRLQVEGPRGLPIEGEWYTWIYRVALIGWRDSKGGMHRQYEDAATVAVRRGGEVVLKGENTFKYIAIMSPYFTSALAIDDEAEQHGAVKQPWAYARATTELPFDKQADPNQPFFTDLTIRAATEALNPAPGETITHRYLIYNGPAKVGLLGLMNAPNEVDPQLVERYKNQLDLRTITDFHSPSWLGRFAYAIYWSDLVIAFTNLMHWLLATIHKVIPSWAMSIFILTIMVRLILFIPSKKQTQMNLRMMEVQKKLAPQLEELKKKYAHDPAEFNREKMRLLMAHGVNPFAAMGGCLLLLAQMPVMMGLYFCLQESIFFRLQSFLWIENLAAPDMLFWWGEKIPFISTPEDIGSIFYLGPYFNLLPILAVGLMLWQQNKMMPPPTDEQMAQQQQMMKIMLILMGIFFYKIAAGLVLYFIISTIWGMVERQFIPKLSDTSVVSDGRPIVSGVKSANASRDSSSVSEQQVGFLGRLKARLQERLEELQRQADEQAKRQIRNTKPSTEEPKRRRKKR
- a CDS encoding class I SAM-dependent methyltransferase codes for the protein MNGLGHQWLWMTSQGKAELSPAFDLDESDNREAVILANQELIRPIEYRRAAPGLVPFSSAWFDELEQKRYQRHGWWLPHALEFDRHPGESVLLLGAGLGNDAIRYARNGAKPIIAVYPQDPVARLHQNLSRYSWPIDIVQWDDGILSPFPSASLDVICWNALYDPWQLQSSRVIEVRRLLKPGGKLICLTPAYYDVAYWQDLLLPFQRVYWTRPPDPTTAPKLTSRQLRHMLDGFSEITITRRHLRRSELPHPWRLLPLSLLERLMGRVYVVKAVKPIAPSNRAP
- a CDS encoding HEAT repeat domain-containing protein, coding for MSGLGSRRWKYGGILAGGFLFGVILAVVLAQRQHLQAWYAAHQLRTATELSQKVRAAERLMELQEIGQRRVLNILIAGDETSRQAVLHAWQCRVEEWPEEVIQKWLDAAATVWDEADEQGQKALLEMARPVLGRPGWAEVPACRRIVCCGLSSRHASVRRDAVGMARHYGSQLRQQWLELLKDSEAEVRRAALFTVAAFGDSSVWLADEELFHWLHDPDEGVRRICHDALLSRGRTVLEIDLGRRLTHPDAQERLKLIAELRYDDGVADPEPWLHYLVRDPEAAVRVAAVRAVAELRLQRRSLCPPWVESVVRTDPDALARRIMQYYQELPLQMRNGEVRPAGGPP
- a CDS encoding P-II family nitrogen regulator; its protein translation is MAMKELIIVVKPFRAEAVLQVVTEVGVAACVVREAKGFGRQKGYLDRYRGSEFSTAYLPKVEITVWATEDQVAELLERIPKAARTGRIGDGKIFVIPLAWPEIIEF
- a CDS encoding cytochrome c; its protein translation is MMNRLRVWLGAGILTVVAGGVSMWAAPPQLSRGTYERLAAADIAQLQGSIAKCQESAAEARRNLPTARALAMLLVLEAEALGDANLQKQALQIAEVLNKKDFAAAEKLAKSLKANPGTAPLPSQPLHKLNDFHLEEVMSPYRLGRSGGLNIEKDIRDWSKKGVKLDPAAVEILAARTALLSEYTMHMPNDKADVNKANLEQWKKYSQELIDLSRQLAEEAAKGKSANGNAMASLLSKINNKCTDCHNKFRDD
- the mqnE gene encoding aminofutalosine synthase MqnE, coding for MTSPTSAKPPGAVPPGATPPWRDPRLEPIREKVYSGQRLSFEDGLLLEETHDLLTLGELANYVREQKNGHVTYYNVNMHLNPTNVCVYRCAFCSFRADLKAANAYVMTDEEILARAREAAERGATELHIVGGLHHLLPYEWYYNIIANIHRHYPQLHLKAWTAVEWDWFSRLTKRPIRELMLEMRDAGLGSLPGGGAEIFHPEIRRQICDYKADAEQWLEVHRQWHELGGKSNATMLYGHIEKPYHRIDHLLRLRALQDQTGGFQTFIPLAFHPANNPLGRNLPKPSGMMDLKMIAIARLMLDNFPHIKAYWQMLGVKTAQVAQSWGADDIDGTVVYERIYHAAGSDAPQELTVAELERLIREAGRIPVERDTLYRPVLRSQSRNPIADSTPVATLA
- a CDS encoding HSP90 family protein — encoded protein: MAQHKFQVHLRGIIDLLSEHLYSGPEVYIRELLQNAVDAITARQQYEPAMRGEIVIECHSPSTGRPPTLSIRDNGIGLTLEEVHHFLATIGRSSKTSDNWTQPADFLGQFGIGILSCFIVSEEIVVLTRSARNPTAAPVEWRARADGSYTVRELERDLPVGTQVWLTARQDKERWLTAEEVRRLVLHYGSLLPVPLHFHAGRVQEILNTQTPPWRKHYATPAQRHKALLAYGRETFGISFLDAVLLSSEVDGLDGVAYILPFTPPLSARHKGHRIYLKNMFLSETADNLLPEWAFFVRVILNATTLRPTASRESFFEDENLARTRTLIGERLRRYLVNLAEQQPEKLEQFVQLHHRALKALAAEDDNFCAMILDHLPFETSLGTMTFGEYRQNYAIVRYVADVDTFRQLANVAAAQNLCLLNAGYAYDLDLISRIPELFPDLSLEEINSDTLTQEFDELTVEEQADCESFTLQAEKILRPFRCRADIKKFQPEDLPALYSISREGRFQRQVEHTRALSNTLWSSVLDGLVQRDIVQAGTLCFNFRNPLIRRLLSLRSPQRRQRFIEILYVQALLLGHHPLNAREWQLFNQGLLHLLDDLLNS